tcACACTGAGTGATCATAagctgtcaaaaacatttttatgacgaaatgaagaaaataaattcacagtGAGCTTGAATCAACGGTCTGTAGATTTTCAGTGGGACagaattaatcaaaataaattctgttttcCCACCACTAAAGACAAATATTAAGCAggatttcacaataaaagtcatACAGAAACTGCTACTGTGACAAACGTCCCCATCTTGAGTCCTTTCTCAATTTTCTCAGCTGTTTCTCTTTGGTTGTGCAGGAAAAggatgtttaatacctgcttaaaggatgttgtttttgaaaggcAGGCACTAACAAACATGCCTCATCAGATCACACAGgttattctaatttactgaatatgactcCAACAATAAGCAAGTTGACACCAAAAACCAGCTTTTCATCATTTGATAAATTGATTTGATCTCTGCAGTcattctgctgctgcaacatCCAGGCGACAAATTGTATCACATGGCACGAACAAGATTCGTGCCATGTGACACGAACaagattttatcattttcaagCCTTacaattttgaaatgtttcagtttgtgcTCGACTAACTTCATGTTTATAAAAAAGACTGAATTCCCCAGCTTGTACCATCATTGTATCAAAATAATGAACTGAAATCCAGTAATGTACTTACAGAAGAAGCCCAGCCTGCAGAGTGAAGGTTCCCCCATGTTCACTTCAAGACCTGCTGGACAGCTAATTAGATCAGCTGCACTTTGCTCTCGCTAAAGTAGTAATAACAAAAGGAGAAGTTGCATTTAAGGCTCTAAAAAATGTCGTTCTCTAATGTGCCTGTGTTTCCTTCCCTTTTACTCAGAGTTCATAAagcatgtagcagcagcagtagcttTGACCACAGTGATGTGTTAGATTCAGATTTCCTATCCACTGCAGCAACAgcagaatatatttttgctattcATTTTTAAGGGGCGGGGCCACCtgcacagacattttatttatactgttCTGTTGTCATAATTAATAACTgacatttactgtatttatttatatgaaattttgcattttttcagcTATTTAATATTACACGAGGCTCTAAAAAGTACATTTGACAAATACATATATAACATTGCAACAACCGTCACTTACCATTTGAGTAGATTTATAGCGGATGTTCTAACGTTGTGGTGGaaatttatttggttttgaCCCCCGAAGAGCAGGAAACCACCAACTGAGTTGGctattaaacagaaaacatgagtaGAACAAAGCTAAAGCACCATTTACATGTATAACAATAACGTAACGTTCTATATGGAAATATTTGGTAatggtatttattttaaatttgacgTGTTAACAGTCAAGGAAAGCATGTGAGGACGAAGGGGAAAGAGGTcgctgaaatattttatgtcttttggtTTGTTGAGGACGTTAATTTAACGTCAGCGATGTGATTACTGGGCTCCAAATGACTGCAAAGCATCTGGATAACTGCAGATGCTTCCAGGTAAGATTCTGTACAACTGAAAACAGCAACTTAAACCCTGCACACATGagaaagtgtttttgaaaaacacccacatccacacagaaacactgagaaaaACCCAAAGCACAAGTTTTTCCTTTGCCATGGCAAAGTTGGTCCTGTGGGTCCGATGTCTGTTATAATTTAATTATCTTCCTGGgtaaacacacctggatcaaataaagcATAATCAGCAGGCCTTTGCATGACTCTGACATGCTAAAGAGTTAGCTAGATCATTTCAGTTAGTGGTGTTGGACCACAGAGTTATCTGAACCTGGCAGGATGCCGGACCTGGAGGACCAGAGCTGACCCACTATGATCTACATGAGGTCAGTGGTGAGAACCACCAGACAACAGAGTGGCAAACAACAAACCACAAGTGGGAATCTTTTGGAGAAGTTTATGTAAATCTGCAGAACCACcagaaaacatgtaatttgtagcttctgttaaaTGAAGCCATTGGGGTCATAGGTCACAGTGgacaaaaaaactgttaaaaaacaaCCTCGTTATCTGGACCATTTTCCACAGCAAGGACAAAACCCAAAATGCTCCTACTGGATCAAGGTCTTCGTATTGATCCTGTGATTAGGATCAATATCCAGTTGTAACAATTTCTAATAATGCTGCTCATGAATCTGCAGAAGAATAAACAAATGTCAGGCAGaatgaataaagtatttactCAAGACTTGTGGAACAgaacatttctcttttaaaccgtgaaaatgtgtttatgtgcCGACATACAAGTTCCTTATTATACATGTAGAAGCGTTTTGTTAAGAACTGTCACCTTTACCACATCCACATAGCAGCTCAGCTGTGAAGGAGATGAAACGTGTCCAACTGTACAAAACGTTGCCAGAGTCTTTTGCTCAGCTCAACACGGCTTGAAagaagttaaaaatgaaatgaatcaaGCATAGCATATTTCTAAAGCAATATCTTTATATAACCTCAGAATAAATTATTGTAATTGCTGCCAGAAGAATGTATTGCCAGAAAACAGAACACATTTAGCTCCAAGTGTTTCATTTCCTCAGTTTCTTTATGAAACTGAGGAAGctgtggatttaaaaataagactCAGAGATGGTTGAGTTTCACAAGTCTTGTTAACATTCACTTCCACTCGATGCATGACCATTTATGAACACATACATCTGCATGTTCTGAGGCCAGCAGgtgattttaaacatgtttgtaatCATGTCACCAAACTGATGCTGAAGAGAACGCTTTAAAGGTCGTATCTCACAGGAGAGTCCAGTTGTTTATCATTATCTCTACTATATCAGGTGTGATGACTTCACACCTGTCTGAAACACAATTAGattacgttcacacagcaggcaaatgcaACCCAAAttcacttcttctttttcccaTTGCGACCTTTTTCACCACGATCCGAATGTTTTCGGAGTGTCCGTCTGAATGATCATGTTGCATTTTACCAGTTTTTTGTGTCATTAACATGAAACATGGGTCGTAATCCTACACCAGAAAAATCCAGAGGCAATAAATCAGGACATAAACAATGATGgaaaattatgattttgaaTTTATGAACGAAATCTGTGTCACTGAAAAGCATCACATCCCACCTCTCTTAGCTCTGGCTACACATTCAGGTTGCTGTCAATGCTCCACAAAAAGCCACTGCTAttagttgtgttttctttttattagcttccttTGCATTGAGTGAACTTGTTACAATGCTTTctgaataaactgtaaaattgATCGATACACGTGTCAACATACAGGCACGCTGTTACTTCCATAAACAAAGCGCTGGGCTGTGACGTTAAGGTCATTCTTCTGTGAAAGCAGGTCATAAACCGCTCAATCGGAAATGTCATTGTGGTCGGGttcagtttgtatttaaatgactgcgcaaaaaagaaaagaaaaaaaattggatttgaaTGTCAAGACCTGCTGACAAATCCAGAACCCAAAAGAACCCAACAGGGGTCAAGcacctgaaaacaaaatagaggCCGAGTCAGAAACAGTTCAGGTCAAATGACAAGAATGTTGGCAAACCACTTGGAGACAAGATGGCTGGAAAGTTGAGGCAGAGCAGCAGACGATGTGGCAGGGAGGAAACAGGTAAGCTGTATAGGCAGCAGAGCGGGATAGATGGTGCATTCAGGGTAGGCTGGGGaacaaaaacagctcaagccACTCAGTGTGCAAAAGAACATTTCCATAAAACCACACAAAGTGAATGTGCTGACACCAGCAAATTCTTGGCCAGAAATATTCATGCTTCCTTATTTTTGTTGGTTCGTTGCTTTAGTAAGTTCTCAGAAATCAAAACTTAATAACCAAAAGGCACAGTATGGACCCGACCATCAGAGGCAGACATCGATGTTGAGAGTACACAGGGAGGTACAAGTCGACAAACAAGGAAGTCATTTGTTTGAATGTGAGGTGAtctaaaaagtcagaaaataccTTTAAATAAATTGGCCCAATTACGATAATATCTggaatttcaacatttctttcaGCTCTGCGCTTATTAAAGGCCACGTGTGTCTGATGATACAATGGTGaccaaatgtgttttctgaGTCACCTACTGTTGAGTTCAGAGGACGAAACGCCACATGGACTCATGACCCAGATACTCAGGAAGTTTATGAAGTTTACACTGAAGCGAAAGTGACCCCATGTTTCTTCACTTCAGACTTTGCACTTACTTTGAATACCAGTGAGAGAgctgagtaaaataaaatgatgatttaTCAAGTTTGTTGGAGAAATAATATGAATGAATCAGATTAACTGGGCCAAGTTAGAGAGTTCAATTTTCCATCCAACGACGGTCCCCACAAAGGGAGCTGGTGTCCCTCTCTAGAGCCGAGAGGTGAGGTACATGCTGAACAGATCTCAAAATTTCTATGAGAGCCACATAAAAAAACTCTTAGAACTATCGGAGGAAACCAGATTATCTGAAGAGAATCCATGATTCACGGGAAGAGACTCCATGCATAAAAAGTCCAGGCGCCCTCTTGTGGTTCATTGGTCTAAACTTCCTGTTGGTctaaatggtcaaaaatacaaaaacatcgTCTGCTGTTCTACCTATAATTATGTGAATGAGAAGATTAGAAACTGAACTAATTCAGTCTCAGAGGAGGTCTGACTTACATCTCACTGTCAGCCTGAAGGGAAAACTCCAGTCTGTATTCTGATGGCCTCCACTGGCCTCACACCAGTAGTTTCCACTATCAGACTCAGAGACGCTGCTGATCCTGTATTCACTGGATGTTGGAGCGTTTCTATTGGCTGGACTCCATTCATAATTCCACTGAGTTCTTCCTCCATCATCCTGGATCTCACATCTCAGAGTGACCGTCTCTCCTCTGAATACAACAGACCAGTTGGGCTGCAGGGTCACAGTCGGCCGAGACACTAGAATGAAACATATTCAttcagaaaacagacagaaactcaTAAAGGAAAAAGATCTCACATTAACTGATTACAATTAACATTTAATACAATTAACACAGTGTTTtatgtctctttttaaaattttattatatttgctGTTAAGTCAAATGCTGAAGGTCCTTCTGGACATTGGTGCTGTTAATCTGCAATATGCACTGAGATGTAAACCTGACTTATGTTTCTTGTATTTGTCCCCATCAAAtactcaataaaataataaaaagcaac
The DNA window shown above is from Poecilia reticulata strain Guanapo linkage group LG14, Guppy_female_1.0+MT, whole genome shotgun sequence and carries:
- the LOC108166873 gene encoding high affinity immunoglobulin gamma Fc receptor IB-like encodes the protein MGHILLCVLGFFWLDTHFAGCAEVSRPTVTLQPNWSVVFRGETVTLRCEIQDDGGRTQWNYEWSPANRNAPTSSEYRISSVSESDSGNYWCEASGGHQNTDWSFPFRLTVRCKSDLL